The window GTTCTGGGGCTAACTAGAAAAAATAACCAATCATCACTCAGTCCCATgatgcatccccccccccccaagaccaTGACTCACCCTCCACAACTTTGTGGTAGGCAAAGTGCAGGTAGAGTAAGAAGAGCATGTGCAGGGTAGCCAGGGTCCCACAGAGAAGCAGGCGCTGGGTGGGACCCACAGTCCTCGACACTAGTACTGCCACCTGGGGTCCCAAAGGAGGTCACAGTTCAAATAAACCCAGCCCATACTGAGACAAACATTACGGGTGGGAAGTGCAACTGCAGTAGGGCACTGAATGACCTCCCCTCATACCCATGCTCAGGCTTcaagcctccccccccccaacttaccATGCGCAGGGTGGACAACCCACCCACCAACAGCCAGAAGAGATAGAAGAGGGCATGGAGATGGATGTTGTAGGTGATGAAGAGAACTATGCAGTGTCCAAAAAGCCCGTAGCCCTGAGGATGAGGAGAGGAGATGACCTTGGTGGCAGGCTTAGGGCTCCTCCCAATTCCACCTTGGGGACTCTGGTGGCACCAGATCTCAGCATTCAGGGTtagagaaccccccccccccccgccccattcAGGCATAGCTTGGCTGAGGGCCAGAGAAGCTGCTCCATCTGCCTGGACCTCTTACCAGCAGTGCCAGCATCTGCAGCATGGTGATCTGTGCATTACATAGGTAGGCCAAGAAGTAAATGAAGGATGAGACGCCCAGCCAGTAGCCAAAGCAGGTGCCAATGGCAGTGCCCATGAGGGTACCTTCCCGCTGCAGtgggaaaagaaggagggaggactGATTTACCTATATAAAGGTTCTCAGTTCCACCTCCACATTTTCCTGAGTCCTGTCCAGTCAGCCCTTTTGTTTCCCACTTCATCTATGATACTCAAGGACAGGTCCAAGAGTTCCACAGGACAACCCTGGAGAACCTCCCATTGGCCTCCATCCCTCATCTGCTTACAATAATAGTATCTGATGTCTTCATCCCGTGGAGAAGAATGGCAACCAGGGTGAACACCAGCATGAGAGGTCCATAGAGTTCGCCAGCAATTTTCTGTGGAGATATTACCTTACCTTGTGATGTTCAAATGACTTTGGGCCTTCCCTTGTGCCTCTATTCTCCCAGGTCCCTAACTCTTCCTGTGACGCCCTTTGCCCTGAGTTCTGAGTATGCTTCCCATCCCACCTTTCAGGTGCTCTGCCCTGACCTTCCAAGCTCCAGTATATTCAAACCACTGTTCCCTCCTGGGCTGTCATTTTCTATTTAGGAATGTTTCTGGGACACCAAGTgacaaaaaaatcattcttacCTGGGGAAAGTTGACCATCTTGATAGGGATCATGGATTCCAGGAGCCTATTAAAATAGGAGGTGTGAGAGAGGGCAGGGCTGGGGGAAATCTCTTTTCTTCTACTCTTTGCTGTCCAAAAAGGGAAAATCTTTGAGGACAACTCAGTCAATGGAGAGGAAGATTGTAGAAAGATCCAGTTCGGGGAATTGGGAGATTGTGGACTGCATGAAAATGGGTGGGAACATTTATCTCGAATCTTCAAGTGCAAGGACTGAAACTTTGAAATTCTCTGAATCACCCCATGTTGGAATaaaagcctggatttgaacctggggaCTTCTCCCCTTAATGAATATAAATTAAGTTCAAGTCAacgtattaagtgtttgagagaAAAATCGAGGTAAGACAAAGGCACTCACTCATCTTAAGAGCCTGTtataggaagagggaaggaggagagaggcaGCCATATCCTATCCCCTTCTCTGAGAATGTGTGTGTTCTTAGAAAGAGCAAGTGAGGAGTGGGACATTCCCAGGACCCTGGCttcttcctggttccaggccACAGGTATGGGAAACAGACAGCTGAACTCTTACCGGCTCCGAACTTGAGCAGGCTCCACATCAAAGTAAGGCCTGAGGATGTCGATGTTCGCATAGAGGCTGAAGGCCTTGGAGGCCTGTCTCTTCCCTGCCTGCCACATCTAAgagaaagggataaagaaggtGACCCACTGAGATCCTACTCTGGTACAGAAATTAGCTCTAGGCTAATTTTTCTCTGTGGAAAAAACTACAAATATCTTCCAGAAGAGGagattctttctttctggaaTGATACAGAGGCCTGAAGATGGGGACACAACTAGAACAATTTGGCCAAAACTTTGCTCCTCCTTAGCTGACTAGGAGCTAGCTTTTGCTTACTTGATCAGCCACCTGTCGACTTAGCTGTCCCTTGAAACCCTTCATTCCCAGGAATTCTCCATCCTCTTCCTCAGCAGCAGCTGCATCAGCATCCACCTCTTCTTCACGAAGCCGCTGGTGCAGCTCCCCCATATCTTCAAAGCTAGAGCCTGATGTGTCATCCATGTTTTCCATGTCAATCACTGCTGAGCCTCCACCCTGTAGGGTCAAAGGTACAGTATGTTTCTGATCCAGACTGGCTCTGTGTGGGACCTCCCATATCCTTAATATTCTCCAGCCCTCTGCCTGGACCTATGCCTGGAAGGTGGGGCCATGGGCTTCTATTTAAAAGGGTGAGAGCTATGTTGGGCCATCACCTTAGATATTTCTCCCTGAGGTCAGCTTCCTTTCATGTGCTGTCTTCCTCCAATagactgtaagtttcttgagaacaggagctatctttgtttttctttatatcctcagtgctGTTCTGAGTACTTAACGGCTGGTCTTTCTGATTCATCCATTCAGTTCACTAATACTGTTCCTCTTTCCCTTATCTGGAGCTGGGGTTGTAGGTGGATTAAGGAAGGGCCTTTGTCTCTCATATAGTAGAGTTGGTTTTCCTAAAACATGGAGCTagcatacacatgtacacacacaatGAGCTTTAAAAGTGTCCTATTGCTcctaaaaagagacaaaaaaaccaGATGGCCTTTAAAGCACTCCACAATCTggtttcccccttcctttccaggcttatttcatattactcccaTTACTTCTTTTAACAAGCAAACTGGCCTGATAGCTTCCCATCTCTTGCCTTTCTAACTTCTACACCAATGGCACCTCATGTCAGGTAGGTTTCCTTTTTTACCTTCGGTTTGCTACGCCTCTGATTTCTTGAAGCCCAATTGAGGGGGGTCACTTCcttgattctttttctcttccctttagtTATTAGCCTTGCTCTTgaaatcactttgtatttataAACCCTGTTAATATATTCCTAATCTCACTCCCCTTCCTCCATAGCAGAATGAAATGTTATGAGTTTGGGGATTGTGTCATTGTGGCCCTAAGGTCCAGGGCTGTGTCTTGTGAGCTTTTTGTCAGAACTGAATCTTCTGTCTCTCCCAACTCTTGCTGAAAATATTGAAACTTCTCAGTTTCACACTCTACACTCTAGCCAAACTCATTTCTTGTCCCTCTACTCTTGTTTCTCTCTAAACGAGAACAGAGAATGAATTTCTCTGGTACATTTTCTCCCCCAACTCCTCTTACCAACAAACGGAGGCAAAAAAATCTCTCCTAGTAAATACTCTCCTATTGCTCCCTACGTCTTAAGTTGCGTCCGAATTTGGTATTCCGAAAACATTCCTCACACATTTCCACCAATGTCAGAGTATTCCTTACACCTGGAACGCCTTCTCTTCCATTTGGATGCTATCCTTCAAGATCCCGCTCAAATGCGGCCTTTCAGCAACTGTTTTCTGATTCTCTCCCACCCCTGCCTCCCATCTTTACATTTACGTAATTTATACATACATCTTAAACTTGCTTGCTTTTTCGCTACTGAATTGAAGCCCTTCCGAGATGTAAGCTTCCTCCACCATAACACTGATCTCCTCAAGTGCAAGGCCTGAAACTCCCAAGTCCTCTGAGTCTCCCCTCCGTAGTGGGCCACCTTGGGGTCCACCCACCCTCTCCGGCCCCTCCCTGTCAATGCGGTGTGCCCACGCCCACTAGTGCCGCGTGTGCCAGGCTTAGAGCTCCACAGGTCCGGGCTGGATGGGGGGATGGATCACCCCGGTGCTTACTACCTCTGTGGCCTCGAGGAAGCCGCTCGCcccttctgggcctcagtttccttttctgtaaagaaGGGCCCCGGCCCAGGGGGTTTCCGAGGCGCCCCAGCGCTAGGTCCCGGATGCGCCGTGGGGCAGCTCTCAAAGGCCGGGCCCCGGGGCCATTACCTGCATGTTCTCCTCGAAGCCGCCCCACTCGGGGGAGGCCCCGCTCCGGGCGCCTGCCACCGAAGCCGCCGGGCTCGCCATGGCGCCCGCAGGCGGGGAAGCGGGGCTGGGGACACCGGCGGCCCCCGCCGGGAGACGCTCCGGGAGGAAGACGACCGGATGTTTGGGCGACTCCACCCGGAAGCTGCGGACGTGGAAACGAGCCGACGCGCTCTGTCTCGCGAGACGTAGGCGCCGCCGGTCGCCACGGCGACGACGCGGGGAGCCTAGCACGCATGCGCCGGGAAGATGGCGGCCTCCGGAGCCGTGGAGGAGATGCGGAGCCGCGTGGTGCTCGGGGAGTTCGGGGTCCGAAACGTAAGGCGCGGAGGACGGGGCGGGCCGGAGTGCGGGCGCGCGGCCGCGGCCCCGGCCTCACGCGCTCCTCTCTGCTCTAGGTCCACACCACGGACTTTCCGGGGAATTACTGCGGCTACGATGACGCGTGGGACCAGAGCCGCTTCGAGAAGGTGAGCGCCCGCCCGTGGGCCGCGGGGGAGCCGCGGGGCCGCGCCTCGGGGGGGGGCCGCGCCTCGGGGGGGGGCCGCTGGACCCTCGCGCTCAACCTTCCCGCGCTCCGCCCCCTAGGGATTCCGCGTGGACGTGGTGCACGTGGATGAGAGCTCCCTGGAGTTTGACATGGTCGGAATCGATGCTGCCATCGCCAACGCCTTCCGGAGGATTTTGTTAGCCGAGGTGGTGACCTGCGATGGCGTGACCTGTGGGGGGAGCGCTGCCCATAGAGATGGGGGGCGTGGAGAGGAAGGACCCCCGCATCCACACCGAGCTACTTAGGCGCACTCTTTTGCTCTTTGTAGATTTTCTTCTGGTTACTTATGCTTCGGAGAGAACTCCCGAGTTTGTTTgtttccttaataaatatttattcctggTTGGAGGGGCTGAGAGAATCTATTGTGTTTACCTTTCTAAATGTCAGTGTCAATTCCCTATCCAGGTTCCAACCATGGCTGTAGAGAAAGTCTTTGTGTACAACAATACATCCATCGTGCAGGATGAGATCCTGGCCCATCGGTTGGGTCTCATTCCCATTCGTGCCGATCCCCGGCTTTTTGAGTACCGGAACCAAGGTAGGAAAGCAGAAGTTCATGGTTTTAAATGAGAGGTTGTGGGTTGGCATGAAATAACTCTTACCTTTCCCTTGCAGGTGATGAAGATGGTACTGAGATAGACACATTGCAATTCCAGTTGAAGGTCAAGTGTACTCGTAATCCTCAAGCTGCCAAAGACTCCTCTGATCCCAATGAACTCTATCTCAATCATAAAGGTGAGTGATGACCAATTTAGGGAAACAAAGATGCAAATTTAGCCCCCTAAGTTACTTGTATGTGCCTAAGTCGATTCGTTTTTTAGCCCCAATTATTGTCTGTAAAAGGAAGGGGGCAAGCTGTATTGCTCATTAGTGATGAGATGACTTTGACACAGGGAAGCCCAGGGGCCCTGAGGTGAAGACTTGGGTTTGACCAGTCACCGAAGGGATCTGGTTCTTGGCTACAGCTGCTTGTAGACATTCTCTCCTAGTGTTCAAGCTGAATGGGCCTCCCAATCCAGCAATGAATTAGAGCCCCCAAATAGACCTGCCTCCCCTTCTCCTTGCCCCTAGCCTGTAGGTTGAAGCTGCCAATAAGATTTTGTACCAGGTTTTTGTGTCTGCTTGTGTAGCCACAAACCAGTGGCACTGCTAGGATGCTTGGGGGAAGCAGGGAAGAGCCACTAATACTAGATCATAATTTAACCTCTGTGGTAAGATCTACCTGTCATCTAGGCCCCTCagtaacacccccccccaattctgcAGTGTACACAAAACATATGACATGGATACCCTTGGGAAACCAAGCAGATGTTTTCCCAGAAGGCACCATACGTCCTGTGCACGATGATATCCTCATTGCTCAGCTACGGCCTGGTCAAGAGCTTGACCTACTCATGCATTGTGTCAAAGGCATTGGTAAGCATTGTTGGGTGTTAGTTCAGCTATGTTATGTGTGGGGGTAGTCCTAAAATATTGGAAATGTGAATGTGTCATGGTGTTGCTTAAAGCAGGGAAGGGGGTTGATAACTGtagccttgcctttcttttgtaGGCAAAGATCATGCAAAATTTTCTCCTGTAGCCACTGCCAGTTACAGATTATTGCCAGATATTACTCTACTCCAACCAGTAGAGGGGGAAGCAGCTGAGGAGCTGAGTCGATGCTTTTCACCTGGTGTCATTGAGGTGAAAGATGTCAGAGGTATCTGTAGAAAGGAATGCTTAAATCCTCATGCTTTAGAATCCTTAAAAGATAATTCTCTGCCACATTTCCTGACACTGTTCTCAGGATTCTTAAGTTTTATAGCATCTTGCTCATAGTAAGGCAGCTAATGATTGTTATGTTGTTAAAAACCTTGCTTAGGAACATTTCTGAAGCCCAGTTACAGGCCATTGATCACAGATCATTCAGTTCAAGTTCCCAATTGTTCTTCATTAAACCAGTTGTGCCTCTTCTgattttttccaggaaaaaaaatagctacAGTAGCCAACCCTCGATTGGATACTTTTAGTCGAGAAATATTTCGGCATGAAAATCTTAAGAAGTTAGTGCGACTGGCACGAGTACGGGATCACTATATATGTGAGTatcagagaaagggaaagtaaCCATGATATAGGAAGAGCAGGAAAACCACACTCCTGTCACACCTAGGGAAAGGATTTCCTTTTCCCAATGCTGTGTATTATTTTGCACAATTGAGCTTTGGCTCTCTCTTTGAATTCCTAGCATGTAGAGTaagttttcaaacatttttacATTTCAGTCTCAGTGGAATCAACAGGTGTCTTGCCTCCCGAGGTCCTGGTGAGTGAAGCCATCAAAGTTCTAATGGGAAAATGTCGGCGTTTCATGGATGAATTGGATTCAGTTCAGATGGACTGAATTATCTTGCAGAGTCTTAGTGAGATAATAACTGGACAACAAGATGGTTCACTTTGTGGGTATGCCCCCACTCTGTCAAATAAACTCAGGGAATTGTCCCATGATTCCTGCTGACTTCCTAAAAAGATTTCTGAGAGCATCACTGGTGGAGTTTGGGTTTTTATGCTGACACATTTTTCTCTGAGACATTCATGAGCAATCCTGATTGCTTTTTTTAATGTGTCAGCTAGGTGATCAGTGTcgggcctcaaacacttaaccccactgccttgcaaaaactacaatGAAAAAATTCTGATTTATAGACTGTGTTCCCCATTGGTAGGAAAAGGAAATTGGTAAGCTCTGTTAGAGAGAAGACAATAAAGAACAACAGCCTGTAAGTTCTATGTGTGGTAGCATATACTATGAGAAAGGCAGCTTGTATATTAAACTTGTGTatcaaactcagattttttttactgACATGCAGAAATGTGCCTCAGAATCAATGTTTCTACAAAAAGgttctaaaaacaataaaaaaaatctagcatGAAATCACAAGATGTTAAAAATATCACAACACAATACAGTCTGTTCCCTTCATGGCCCTAACAACATACAAGTATAAAGAGTTCCACTGAGGCAGTAATCAAAGCTAGTAAAAGGCATGTTTCAAAGTGCCTTCGTGGTCaacagaaaaacttaaaaatacaaCAGAAACACTTGAGTGTGTGTGCAAAAAATAGGACGTCTGTGTGCAATATGGATAGACACATTGGATTTAAAACCCCTTCTCCCAGCTTTCCCTTGTTTTTCTCTACCCTCTAGGTCCACAAACCTTTGCCAAATCTACATTACCAGTTCATTTTAGATTTGGATTTAGAGGAGGCTACCCTTTGGTTGTAACCCTAGAATGAATGGGATTTCTGAAACTACAGGCAACTCTCATGAGCCTTGACTGGATGGTGGTATCTATGAGG is drawn from Macrotis lagotis isolate mMagLag1 chromosome 5, bilby.v1.9.chrom.fasta, whole genome shotgun sequence and contains these coding sequences:
- the YIPF3 gene encoding protein YIPF3 isoform X1, whose product is MASPAASVAGARSGASPEWGGFEENMQGGGSAVIDMENMDDTSGSSFEDMGELHQRLREEEVDADAAAAEEEDGEFLGMKGFKGQLSRQVADQMWQAGKRQASKAFSLYANIDILRPYFDVEPAQVRSRLLESMIPIKMVNFPQKIAGELYGPLMLVFTLVAILLHGMKTSDTIIREGTLMGTAIGTCFGYWLGVSSFIYFLAYLCNAQITMLQMLALLGYGLFGHCIVLFITYNIHLHALFYLFWLLVGGLSTLRMVAVLVSRTVGPTQRLLLCGTLATLHMLFLLYLHFAYHKVVEGILDTLEGPNIPPIQRVPRDIPVAGLPVSMLNATAKAVALTLQPH
- the YIPF3 gene encoding protein YIPF3 isoform X2, with translation MENMDDTSGSSFEDMGELHQRLREEEVDADAAAAEEEDGEFLGMKGFKGQLSRQVADQMWQAGKRQASKAFSLYANIDILRPYFDVEPAQVRSRLLESMIPIKMVNFPQKIAGELYGPLMLVFTLVAILLHGMKTSDTIIREGTLMGTAIGTCFGYWLGVSSFIYFLAYLCNAQITMLQMLALLGYGLFGHCIVLFITYNIHLHALFYLFWLLVGGLSTLRMVAVLVSRTVGPTQRLLLCGTLATLHMLFLLYLHFAYHKVVEGILDTLEGPNIPPIQRVPRDIPVAGLPVSMLNATAKAVALTLQPH
- the POLR1C gene encoding DNA-directed RNA polymerases I and III subunit RPAC1: MAASGAVEEMRSRVVLGEFGVRNVHTTDFPGNYCGYDDAWDQSRFEKGFRVDVVHVDESSLEFDMVGIDAAIANAFRRILLAEVPTMAVEKVFVYNNTSIVQDEILAHRLGLIPIRADPRLFEYRNQGDEDGTEIDTLQFQLKVKCTRNPQAAKDSSDPNELYLNHKVYTKHMTWIPLGNQADVFPEGTIRPVHDDILIAQLRPGQELDLLMHCVKGIGKDHAKFSPVATASYRLLPDITLLQPVEGEAAEELSRCFSPGVIEVKDVRGKKIATVANPRLDTFSREIFRHENLKKLVRLARVRDHYIFSVESTGVLPPEVLVSEAIKVLMGKCRRFMDELDSVQMD